The DNA window AAGATGTTCGTGGGTTTCAGCTCTTTTAAGTATCTGGTCATTCCAGAACCGCCGAGCTGGAAGAGACCTTGGGTTTCGCCTTTTGCCATTAGTTCGTAAGCTCTTTTGTCGTCAAAAGGAATTTTTGTAAGATCAATTTCTATTCCTTGCGTTTCACGAACAATTTCAACTGCCTGACCTAAAATAGAAAGATTTCGGATTCCCAAAAAATCCATTTTGACAAGACCCGCTGTTTCGACGTCGTGCATATCGAATTGAGTAATTATTTTTTCACCGGAAGTTTCTTTTTGAAGAGGGGTGTGGTCGGTGAGTTCTGTTGGCCCAATGACTACTCCCGCCGCGTGGACAGAAACGTGTCTTGCGTTGCCTTCTACCTTTTCCGCAAGGTCTATGAGTTCTTTTACTTCGGGGTCCTGATTATAGAGCTCACCAAGTTCTTTATTAACTTTTTTGGCGTTTTCGAGAGACATTGGGAATCCTTGCGCGCCGATTGGAATTAATTTGGCGATTCTATCTGCTTTGCTGTAGGGCCAACCTAAAACTCTAGCAACGTCTCTGACTGCTGCCCTTGCCATCATTGTTCCAAAAGTACCGATTTGCGCGACTTTGTCCCTCCCGTATTTTTGCCTTACGTACTCGATGACGTCGTCACGTCTGTTGTCGGCAAAGTCAACGTCGATATCGGGAAGCGATGGCCTCCAAAGGTTTAAGAATCTTTCGAATGGAAGTTTAAAGAAAAGAGGATTAACCGTTGTGATCCCGAGCGCGAATGAGACGAGACTGCCGGAAGCGGAACCTCGTGTTGTTGAAATGATTCCCTCTTCACGCGACCAATTAACAAAATCGGAAACTACTAAAAAGTAAGTCGAATATCCTTTCTTAGAGATGACAGAAAGTTCGTATTCCAGTCTTTCTTTCATTTCTGCGGTGACTTCAGGCACACGAGTTTTAATTCGCTCATAGCAGAGTTTTTTGAGGTATTCGTCTGCCGTCGTATCTTTCGGAACTTCATAAGCAGGAAAGGCGAATTTGTTAATAGGGATTTCGATGTTGACTCTTTCGGCAATTTTGATGGTGTTTTCAACGGCTTCTGGGATATCACTAAAGAGCTCTTCCATCTCGCTTGGGCTCTTGAGGTAATAGGTAGGTGAATCTACCATTCGAAGCCTTTTTGTGTCGGTAATATTTTTGCCAGTTTGAATACAAACGATTGCATCTTGGGCTTGGGCGTCTGTCGCCATCACGTAATGAAGGTCGTTGGTCGCAACGAGAGGAATGCCAAGTTCCTTTGAAAGGATTTTGGACCCGGCGATTATTTTCTTTTCTTCTCTATCCATTTTTTCGAGCTCTGCGTAAATTTCAGTACCAGGAGAGTGTGAGGTTATGAATTTGTCGTACAAATGCCTTTGAATTTCTAGATAGAAATTTTCACGGCCGACAATATCTATGTATTCCTGAGCTTTTTTCTTTGCTGCATCCATGTCGCCCGCGACCAAAAGCCTCGCGACTTCCGAAGAGTTGCAGCCGGAAAGAATAATTAGTCCTTTTGCGTGTTTTTTAAGAGTTGGTTTGTCGATTCTTGGTCTGTAATAAAATCCATCTACATGGGAAATGGTTACTAGCTTCATGAGGTTTCTGTAACCTTCATAATCCCTAGCAAGAACTGTTAGGTGGAAAATTTCGTTGTCGGTGCCTGCTTCTTTATCTGTATGTGACCTTTTGGCCATATACATTTCACAGCCTATTATGGGATTGATTCCTTCTTCTTTGGCGGCCTGGTAAAACTTGATCGCGCCATAAAGCGACCCGTGGTCTGTCATTGCCAGGTGCTTCATTCCCATTACTTTTGCCTGGTTAACTAACTTTTGGATCTTTGATAAACCATCTAGGAGTGAGTACTCTGTGTGTACGTGAAGATGTGCAAAATCAGCCATTTCTAGAGTGTATTATACACGTGTTTGGCGCTTATTTCGATCGTGAGCGAGAATCAAAATACCACAGTATTTATGCTGTGTGTATTTTATTTCAGCTTGGAGAGAAGCAGATTTTTGACCTGTTGAGTGTCCGCGTTTTTGCCAACTTTTTGCATCACTTGGCCTAGGAGAAACATTAGTGCGTTCTCTTTTCCATTCTTAAAGTCATTTGCTGCTTTTGGATTTTCGGAAATAACCTTGTCGATTATTTTTGCCAGCTCACCTTCGTTGATCGCTGTTTTTTGACCGCTTGTGACGATTGATTTTACAAGAGCTGCTGGAAGCGTAGTTTCCAGATTTGGCTTTTTGTTAAGAATAACGTTGGCAATTTGTTTCGGCGTGAGGTCATGTTCTTTTGCAACTTTGGCCGCTTCATCAAAGTATATGGCAACGTTTGAATCTCGGGTTAGAATTTCGACTTCGTAAGATGAAAGCTGGTAGTCTTTTTCGAATCTCGCGAATTTTTCGTCCGGCAATTCGGGAAGAGACGATTTAAGCTCCGCTATGTATTCTTTCGTGAACCTGTGAGGCGGGAGATCCGGTTCTGGAAAGTATCTGTAGTCATGAGCCTCTTCTTTGCTTCTCTGGGAGACGGTTTTTGACCTTACTTCGTCCCACCCTCGAGTTTCCTGGGCAGGCGTGTCGCCGGCGTCTAGGATTTCGGTTTGGCGTTTTATTTCAAAGTTGATCGCCTTTTCTACAAATTTAAACGAATTTATGTTTTTAACCTCTACTTTGTAATGGGGTAAGGTTTTTTCACCGGGTTTTCTTAAAGATATGTTGGGTTCAAGCCTCATATCCCCTTTTTCCATATCTGCACTGGAAACTCCCAGGTATCTAATCGTCTGCTGGAGTTTTTTGAGATATTCAACTACTTCTTGGGCGCTTTCAAAATCAGGTTCAGTGACTATTTCTACCAATGGAACTCCTGATCTGTTGAAATCAATTAAAGACGCTTTCTTTCCGTCTACGGTTGCGTGAGTCAACTTTCCGGTATCTTCTTCCATGTGCGCCCTGGTGATTCTTATTTTTTTGCCGCTTTTCAGATTTATTGATCCTTCGATACAAAAAGGCTGATCGTACTGGCTAATCTGGTAACCTTTGGGAAGATCTGGATAAAAGTAGTTCTTGCGATCAAATTTTGAAAACGTGGGAATTTTGCAATTTAAGGCAAGCCCTACTTTTATACACCATTCTATCGCCTGCTTGTTTGCATACGGCAGCGCCCCCGGCAAGCCAAGACATACGGGGCAGATATGAGTGTTCGGGTCCTTACCAAAATAGTCCGCGCTGCATCTGCAAAACATTTTGGATTTTGTATAAAGTTCAACGTGAACTTCAAGGCCAATTACTGGTTTGTAGTTATTCATTAGTATTGCTAGATTGATTTCTCCCAACAGTTCTTCCCTCGACGTAAAAATCAACAAGACTGCCAATTCCTATCAGCAGGTATCCTGTCATGATGACCAAAGCGCGTTTTTCTTCTCCTTCAAAAAACTGTAATGCTCCTAATACACCTAGCATTTGAGTTGTGGCTATACCGGTGAGATTCCTGATTGGGTGTAGATTTGCCCCTTCTCGTGTTGTTCTATAGGTTTCTATTGCGGATTCTTTAATCATTAAATGTTTGGTGTCTTTTCGTACCATTTTGTTTCTTGCTCGTATGCGTGGCCAATTTGATAGAGTAGTTTTTCGGAAAAGTCCGGGCCGACAATCTGCATACCTACAGGAAGATCGTCGAGGAAGCCGGCGGGAACATTAAGGCTCGGAATGCCGGCTAAATTAATCGTTGGTGTAAAAATGTCCGATAAATACATCGTTAAAGGGTCGTCTGTTTTTTCTCCGAGTTTAAACGGAACTGTTGGAGACGTAGGGCAAATTAATGCGTCGACATTTTTAAAGACGTTGACGAAGTCTTCGCGAATAAGTCTTCGGACTTTCATTGCCTTGAGATAATAGGCGTCGTAATACCCGCTGGAAAGCGTGTATGTGCCAAGAATTATTCTTCGTTTGGCTTCTTGGGCAAAATGAGATCTGTCGTTTCCAAATCTAATCCCATCGTACCTTGCGAGGTTCGAAGAGACTTCGGATGGCTGGATTATGTAATAGACCGCAATTCCGTGTTCTGTGTGTGGGAGGGAGACGTCGATAATTTCTGCTCCTTGGCTCTCAAGAACCCTCGCTGTTTTTGTAATGACGTCTTTTATTTTTGAGTCGAGTTTTTCAAAATACTCTTTGGGCAATCCAATCTTTAACCCTTTGACGCCGCCTTCTATATCTTTGGTGTAATCTTTTTCCCTTTTGTCTTGCGTTGTCGCGTCAAACTCGTCGGTTCCTGCAGTCGCGTTTAAAACAAGCGCATTATCCCAAACGGTTTTTGTGAAATGGCCGATTGAATCAAGAGAAGATGCCATCGCAATGACGCCATAGCGGGAGACTAAACCGTAAGTAGGTTTAAGCCCGACTAGATTGCAAAAAGATGCAGGAAGACGGATTGAGCCTCCGGTATCAGTTCCCGTTGCGGCAAGAACCATGCCAGCAGCGACAGACGCAGCGGATCCCGAAGAAGAACCGCCCGGGACTCTTTCTAAATCGTAAGGATTGTGTGTCGGGCCATAATCTGAATTTTCCCCGCTCGAACCATGAGCCCAAGCGTCTAGGTTTGTTTTGCCTATTGCAATAGCATTTTCTGTTTTGAGTTTTGTGACAACTGCCGCGTCATAAGGCGGAATGTAATCATCTAACACTTTAGATGCCGCTGTTGTTCTTACACCTTTTGTCGAAAAAAGATCTTTTATCGCAATCGGAATTCCAGCTAGTGGAGATAATTTCTGATTGTCCGCAATCAACTCATCGACTTTTTTGGCTTGTTCCAAGGGTTCATCTTCTATTATTGTGATGAAAGCATTGAGTTTGCTATTAAGTTCTTTTGTTTTGGCAAGGTAAGCTTCTGTTAGCTCTTTTGCTGAAAACTTTTTAGTAGCTAAAAGTTTTGAGGCTTCTTGAATTGTTAAAGCGCTAGTGTCAATCATTTGGGTCTTCTTCAAAAATTGCGTTTACTTCAAAAAATCCATTGTGAGTTTTTTTAGCGTTTTTCAGCGCGTCTCCTTGTGAAAGAGAAGGGGCTGCTTCGTCGTCTCTTGCAACGTTTTCTAATCCTGTGATATTAGAAATTGGTTCCACTTTGTCTGTATCTACCTCGTTGAGTTTGGAGATGTAATTGACGACTTCGCCGAGCTGTTTTTCGAATAGAGTTTTTTCTTCTGGAGTTAAGTTCAGGTTGGCAAGCTTTGCGACATGTTCGATATCGATCGATTGTTGTAGGCCCGCAGCGTTAGCGAGGACCGCAGGGCTCTGTCTATTGGTGATTGGTGATTGGTGATTGTTTTTTTTCATTCAATTAACTATTTACTATCAACAATTAACTATTTACCCCTCATTGCATTCCCCTTAACGCTTTGACCCGCTCCGGAATTGGAGGATGAGTATTGAAAAGGCCGGAAAACCAACCAATCGCGTCGTGGCGATTTTTTAGAGGGTTCGTGATGTAAAGATGAGCTGTCGCTTTATTGGCAACCTCGAGTGGTTCTTTGTCGCTAGAAATTTTAAGAAGGGCATCGGCTAGAGCGTCCGGGTTACGGGTTAACAAAACGCCGGAAGCGTCTGCCAAAAACTCTCTTTTGCGGGAAATTGAAAGCTGAATAAGCGTTGCGATAATTGGCGCGACGAGCGCCATGATAATTCCAAGGATCATAAAGATCGCGTTACCTTTGCCGTTATCGTCACTGTCTCCCCTTGCATGGAAGGACATTCTTAAGAAGAAATCTGCCAGTAGAGCTATCATCCCTGCGAGGATTGAGACGATGGTCATGAGCCTTGTGTCGTAGTTGCCGACATGGGAAAGTTCATGCGCGGCGACACCTTCGAGCTCTTGTTTGCTGAGTTTGTCTAATATTCCGGTCGTGAAAGCGATTGCCGCGTGTTTTGGATCTCTTCCTGTCGCAAACGCGTTCGGGGCGCTGTCGTTAATTAAGTAAACTTTAGGCATTGGAAGTCCGGAGGCGATACTCAAGTTTTCGACGAGTCTAAATAATTCCGGTTTATCTTTTTTCTCTATCCTTTTGGCTTTGGAAATCGCCATAACGATTTTGTCGCTGTTGTAATAGGAAATAAAGTTCATGATGCCTGTGATTATTAAGGCAATACCGGTGAAGTCGAGGGCGGACGGGCCATCGTAGCCAAGAGCTCTGGTAAAGATATAAACGACAGACGTTGCAAATGTCGCGAAAAAGAACATTATTAGCCATGTTTTAAACTTGTTCGCACCGATGTGTGTATAGGCCGTCATAGTGCCTAATTATAACTTTTATGTCTCCACTTTTCTATTAAATAAGAGCAAACATAAAAGTTACATCAGAGTCGCGAAGCGACTGCTGATATATCAGAATCACCTCGCTATCCTGTTATATAACACGATAGTAGAAAGCGATGGCTGATATACCTCAAATTACGCCTTGAAGTTGGGCTTTTTTGATGAGTGTTTGATGATGCGGTCTTTCGACGTGGGTATGTGTCGAATCACCGCCCATTAGAACTACTAGCGATATTGCGGGTTCGTCTGTTGTAAAACCTATGTGGGTTTCATACCTTGTGATAAGCGCTCTTCCTGTCAATCTCTGGACTGTGGATCGGTTACGAAGCATAAACAAATTTCCATCGAGTTCTTGGTAGAGCTCTCCTGCATTAGGATGGCGGTGATGGGAGGTTCTTTGATACGGTGGCAAATATTGCACTAAAATCTCCAGGTTTTTTTCGCTCCCTCTTGCTAGGTACAAAGCGTCCGACGGGGAACCTGTTTTGTGTGGCTCTCGCATCGAATAAAGTTTCATGCCAGTGGTTGTGACAACCACTGCTTTGCCATTAACGTAAATTTGGGCAATGTCGGTTCTACCTTCCGCATTTAGTTGTGTGTGTATCCCTTCTAGTTCTGATTGATTTCTTGCTACTGCCACCCTGAAGCTAGTTTCTGATTCAGGCATTAAAATTTCTGGGATATTTAGACGTGTTGCTGATGGCTCTCGTTCGAACCTCATAGAGATTTGAGTTTGCCGCGGAAGTCGGAAAGTTTTTTGTAGCCTTTAATCTCCATAAAATCTTTTAGCTCATTTTGAACTTTTTCAAATATACTCGGACCTTTTTGTAAATACGCGGAGCCTATTTGGACACCGGAAGCACCTGCGAGTATTAATTCAAAAGCGTCTATTCCACTATACACTCCTCCAACCCCAATTACTTGGATTTTATCTTCGAACAGTTCGTAGAATCTGCGGACGTTGGCAAGTGTCGTATATTTTATGTAGCCGCCACCGATTCCACCGAGCCCGCCTTTGGGTTTTATTATTGGTTTTTCGGTGTAAGGATTAATCACGAGGCCGTTGCCTATCGAGTTGATACAAGTCACAAATTTCACCGGGTATTTTTTGGCAACTTCCGCAATTTGGTCAAAGTGGACCAAATCAAAATAGGGCGGAAGTTTAATGCCAAATGGCTTTTTGGAAACTTGGGATACGGCATCCAAAAGTCTAGCCATTTCTTCGACATCATAGCCAACGATCGGTTTGCCGATTGTGTTTGGAGAACCAGGATTAAATTCGACAATGTCGACGTCAGAGTTGTTAAATGCCCGGAACATGATAAGGTCGTCATCCAGAGTCATCCCGCAAATGCTGGCGATAGTCGGTTTTTTGTATTTTTTCTTGAGAATTTTGGCGTAGCGGACGTATTCCTTGTATCCCATATTCGGCAGACCCATCGAGTTGATGGATCCGTAAGCAAGGTCTGCATACCTAGGCAGCGGGTTTCCTTCTCGAGGTTCTATTGTGCAGGATTTCATGGTGATTGCGGAGGATTTTGACTGAGCGATGATCTCTAAATCGGGTAACGTTTCGTCTGCGGGGCCGGAGGCGTTAAAGATGCAAGTTTCAAGTTTTACGCCCGCGATTTTTGTTGTGATATCTGCTTTCATTCGAAGCCCATTTTCTTTCCCCAACCTTTGGGGTCTTTCGCCCAATCCAGAACAATCGAGATTTGGTTTTGTTTTAACAATCCATTTTCTGCCGCGATTTTTGTTGCCGCTTTGAAGTTCGAAAGAGAAACAAGTTTTACTTTCGCCCGTTTGAAGTTGGTTTCTGCTTCTTTCATTCCATAAGTAAAAATTGCAACCTCGCCGACTACTTTGGCTCCTGCCTTTCTTAAGGCCTTTATAACTCTAATCGACGAGCCGCCAGTTGAAACTAAATCTTCTATGACTAAGACTTTTTGACCTTTTTTAATAACACCCTCGATCTGATTTCCTTTACCGTGTTCTTTCGGCTGAGGGCGAACATAAACCATAGGAAGATTTATTTTTTGAGCGATAATGGCAGCGTGAGGAATACCCGCAGTTGCCGCCCCTGCAATGACGTCAATCTTACCCATTCCTTTAACTTTCCGAGTCATGAGGTCGATGACCTTTCTCCATTCTGGTGGGTTTGACATTAATAGGCGATTGTCGGTATAAACTGGGCTGAGAATTCCGTTGGTGTATTTGAAAGGGCGCGAAGGACGAATGAAGATGGCTCCAAGGTTGAAAAGAATAGCGGCTACTTTTTCAGAGTCTGTAGTTGTTGATTTCATCTCTTAAGGTTTGGGCAGAGATTCGAGGATCGTTTGCGTAGATTATGCCGGAGCTGGAGTTGATTATCAAGCCCTTTTTGTCTTTTGTTAACCCATTTTGGAGCGCCTTTTTTAAGTCTCCGCCCTGTGTTCCCATGCCAGGAACCAAGAATGTCATTTTCGGCGCGACCTTTCTAATTTCTTTAAGTTGGGCTGGCCAAGTGGCGCCGACGACCATTAAAAGATTGTGATATTTCTTGTCCCAGCTGGTAACTTTTTTGGCGACTTTTATATAAAGTGGGTCATTTCCAACTTTTAAATCTTGAAAATCTCCTGCTCCAGGGTTAGATGTTCTTGCTAGCACTATTATTCCCTTGTCTCTTCTTTGTAAAAATGGCGTCAGAGAATCTTCGCCCAGATAAGGATTGACTGTAACCGCATCAACTTTTAAAAAGTCGAATACTTCTTTGGCGTACATTTCAGAAGTTGATCCGATGTCGCCTCTTTTGGCGTCTAAAATTATTGGAAGGTGTGGATGTCTCCTTTTAATGTACTGTATTGTTTTTTGTAAATCTTGTATTCCCTGAATTCCCTGAGCGCTGTAAAAGGCAAACTGTGGTTTGTAGCAGCAGACAAGATCTGCGGTTGTGTCGATGATTTTTTTGTTGAAAGCAAACAGAGAAATTTTTTCTTTGAATTTTAAAGGGTCGGGGTCGAGACCTACGCAAAGTAGGCTGTTGTTTGCTTGAACTGCCCGGTCTAACTTCTGTTGAAAATTCACTAGATTTCTTCTCTAAGGCAGTTCGCAAGCAGTGGGGCAGTTGACGCGATTTCGATCTTTTTAGATTTTATACCAGTTGTGATCGTATCGGTAACTATTACTTTATCTATCGTGCTGTTTTCTAGGTTCTTGACAGCGTCCCCAGCAAGGACACCATGGGTTGCGCAAACTAAAACTCTTTTAACGCCTTTTGCTTTTAGTGCTTCGGCGGCTTTTATAATTGTGGTGCCAGTTGAAATGATGTCATCCAAAATTATTGCTGTTTCACCTAGCGATTCTCCGGAAATCGATAAAACTTCGAGTGTTTCCCTTTCGTGAATATTTCTTTTTTTCTCAATAACGACAAGGGGCGCTTCCAAGAGCGACGCGAAATTTCTGGCACGTCTGACGCCGCCAACATCTGGGGCAACGACCACAGGACTTGTTAGTCTTTCACCTTTGACAGCTGCGGCTAGTACCTCTTTTGCACTCAGATGAACAACAGGAACGTCGAAAAAGCCGACTATTGGGTCTGCATGCAGATCGACGGTAATGACTTTTGTTATGCCACTTGTAGTTAATATGTTGGCTACAACTTTTGCGGAAATTGGTTCTCCTTCTCTTGACTGTTTTTCTTTTCTGGCATACCCGTAATAAGGAATGACAGCTGTTATTTTATTAGCACCTGAACGCTTGAGTGCGTCTGCTATCAGCGCGAGTTCTATAATGTGATCGTTAGTAGGAGCGCTCGTTGATTGAACGATAAAAACGTTTGCGTTGTTAACGTCTTCCTGGATCCAGACGTCAGATTCGGTATCAGAAAAATGACCGACTTCTATTTTTCCAAGGGGAATTTTTGATTTTTGAGAAATTAATTTTGCGAGGTTGGGGCTGGCACTGCCTGCAAAGATTTTGGCTGCCATTTTGTTAAATTTAGAATTTTACTTCGATGTCTTTCTTCGCATTGGGTTCGGCTTCAAAAAATTCTTCTTCACTAAAACCAAACATCCCTGCAAGAAGCACGTTTGGAAATACCTTTATTTTGGTGTTGTAATCCAGAACGTTTGCGTTGTAAAACTGTCTTGCGGATGCGATTTTTGTTTCTGTATCCGAAAGTTCTTGTTGCAACTCTTTGAAATTTTCTGAGGCTTTGAGGTTTGGGTAAGCTTCCGCAACGGCAAAAAGCGTTTTTAGAGCGCCTGCCAACATGTTGTTTGCTTCCGCTGCCTGGTGTGGGTTTTTAGCTCCAAGCAGTGCGGACCTTGCTTTGGTGACGTTTTCGAAAACCGATTTTTCGTGTTTGGCGTAACCTTTAACTGTTTCGATTAAATTAGGTATAAGCGAGGACCTTCTTTTTAGCTGGACTTCGATTTGAGACCAGGCTTCTCGGATTCTGACCCTCGCAGTCACAAGACTGTTATAGAGAAACCAGATAAAAACTGCAATTACAATTAGTACGCTAGCTGCTCCTATTAAAACGGGTGACATTTCACAAAATTATATGCTAAACCCCGTTAAAAAGTCTAGAACTGGTTAGAGCGAGTTGTTCAGCTATTGTATGGCTATTTTTTAAACGGGGTAAAGAGCTTCTTGAACTCAACCCAAGGCCGTGTATTGGTTATATCTTTTTTAGTTGCCCACCCGCGTCTTGCGACAGAAACTCCAAAGTGCATGTTATCCATTTGACCAACTGCGTGTGCGTCTGTGTTGATTATGAATTTAATCCCGTAACTTAGCGCTTCTCTGACAAGCGTATCCGGAAGATCGAGCCTGCTTGGCCAGGCATTAATTTCTAGCATGGTTCCTGTTTTTTGACATTCTTCAAATACTTTTGGCCAATCAACATCGTAGGACTCTCTTTGCAGTAAGAGCCTTCCTGTGGGGTGCGAAATGAGCTGTACATAGGGAGATCGACACGCGACGAGGAGCCTTTCTGTGATTGTCTTTTTGTCCTGGCTGTGGCTCGAGTGAATACCTGCAATGGAGCCATCGAGGAGCTTAAGCCCTTCAACGGGAACCGAAAGTTCTCCATTGGTAAGAATATCTATTTCGAGTAAATTTAACAGTCCAATATTTTTGTTCGAGGACTTTAATTGTTCTATTTTGTCTTTTCTCTTCTTAATGAGGTCTACTATCTTAGCTTTTGAATGGGTAGAGACGCCGGGTGAATGATCGGATAGGCCGATGTA is part of the Candidatus Curtissbacteria bacterium genome and encodes:
- the gatC gene encoding Asp-tRNA(Asn)/Glu-tRNA(Gln) amidotransferase subunit GatC, with product MKKNNHQSPITNRQSPAVLANAAGLQQSIDIEHVAKLANLNLTPEEKTLFEKQLGEVVNYISKLNEVDTDKVEPISNITGLENVARDDEAAPSLSQGDALKNAKKTHNGFFEVNAIFEEDPND
- the pyrF gene encoding orotidine-5'-phosphate decarboxylase, encoding MNFQQKLDRAVQANNSLLCVGLDPDPLKFKEKISLFAFNKKIIDTTADLVCCYKPQFAFYSAQGIQGIQDLQKTIQYIKRRHPHLPIILDAKRGDIGSTSEMYAKEVFDFLKVDAVTVNPYLGEDSLTPFLQRRDKGIIVLARTSNPGAGDFQDLKVGNDPLYIKVAKKVTSWDKKYHNLLMVVGATWPAQLKEIRKVAPKMTFLVPGMGTQGGDLKKALQNGLTKDKKGLIINSSSGIIYANDPRISAQTLRDEINNYRL
- a CDS encoding M48 family metallopeptidase, with the translated sequence MTAYTHIGANKFKTWLIMFFFATFATSVVYIFTRALGYDGPSALDFTGIALIITGIMNFISYYNSDKIVMAISKAKRIEKKDKPELFRLVENLSIASGLPMPKVYLINDSAPNAFATGRDPKHAAIAFTTGILDKLSKQELEGVAAHELSHVGNYDTRLMTIVSILAGMIALLADFFLRMSFHARGDSDDNGKGNAIFMILGIIMALVAPIIATLIQLSISRKREFLADASGVLLTRNPDALADALLKISSDKEPLEVANKATAHLYITNPLKNRHDAIGWFSGLFNTHPPIPERVKALRGMQ
- the pyrE gene encoding orotate phosphoribosyltransferase, whose protein sequence is MKSTTTDSEKVAAILFNLGAIFIRPSRPFKYTNGILSPVYTDNRLLMSNPPEWRKVIDLMTRKVKGMGKIDVIAGAATAGIPHAAIIAQKINLPMVYVRPQPKEHGKGNQIEGVIKKGQKVLVIEDLVSTGGSSIRVIKALRKAGAKVVGEVAIFTYGMKEAETNFKRAKVKLVSLSNFKAATKIAAENGLLKQNQISIVLDWAKDPKGWGKKMGFE
- the gatA gene encoding Asp-tRNA(Asn)/Glu-tRNA(Gln) amidotransferase subunit GatA translates to MIDTSALTIQEASKLLATKKFSAKELTEAYLAKTKELNSKLNAFITIIEDEPLEQAKKVDELIADNQKLSPLAGIPIAIKDLFSTKGVRTTAASKVLDDYIPPYDAAVVTKLKTENAIAIGKTNLDAWAHGSSGENSDYGPTHNPYDLERVPGGSSSGSAASVAAGMVLAATGTDTGGSIRLPASFCNLVGLKPTYGLVSRYGVIAMASSLDSIGHFTKTVWDNALVLNATAGTDEFDATTQDKREKDYTKDIEGGVKGLKIGLPKEYFEKLDSKIKDVITKTARVLESQGAEIIDVSLPHTEHGIAVYYIIQPSEVSSNLARYDGIRFGNDRSHFAQEAKRRIILGTYTLSSGYYDAYYLKAMKVRRLIREDFVNVFKNVDALICPTSPTVPFKLGEKTDDPLTMYLSDIFTPTINLAGIPSLNVPAGFLDDLPVGMQIVGPDFSEKLLYQIGHAYEQETKWYEKTPNI
- a CDS encoding DNA polymerase III subunit alpha; this translates as MADFAHLHVHTEYSLLDGLSKIQKLVNQAKVMGMKHLAMTDHGSLYGAIKFYQAAKEEGINPIIGCEMYMAKRSHTDKEAGTDNEIFHLTVLARDYEGYRNLMKLVTISHVDGFYYRPRIDKPTLKKHAKGLIILSGCNSSEVARLLVAGDMDAAKKKAQEYIDIVGRENFYLEIQRHLYDKFITSHSPGTEIYAELEKMDREEKKIIAGSKILSKELGIPLVATNDLHYVMATDAQAQDAIVCIQTGKNITDTKRLRMVDSPTYYLKSPSEMEELFSDIPEAVENTIKIAERVNIEIPINKFAFPAYEVPKDTTADEYLKKLCYERIKTRVPEVTAEMKERLEYELSVISKKGYSTYFLVVSDFVNWSREEGIISTTRGSASGSLVSFALGITTVNPLFFKLPFERFLNLWRPSLPDIDVDFADNRRDDVIEYVRQKYGRDKVAQIGTFGTMMARAAVRDVARVLGWPYSKADRIAKLIPIGAQGFPMSLENAKKVNKELGELYNQDPEVKELIDLAEKVEGNARHVSVHAAGVVIGPTELTDHTPLQKETSGEKIITQFDMHDVETAGLVKMDFLGIRNLSILGQAVEIVRETQGIEIDLTKIPFDDKRAYELMAKGETQGLFQLGGSGMTRYLKELKPTNIFDIMAMISLFRPGPMYSIPEFIERKHNKGKISYYDKRMEEYLKESYGVIVYQDDVLLTAINIAGYSWEEADNFRKAMGKKIPSEMAKQKEKFTEGAMKNGMSQQKAEGLFKLIEPFAAYGFNKAHAASYAVIAYQTAYMKANFPVEFMTAVMTAESDDPDKIALAVNECAKMKIPVLPPDVNRSQTGFTVEDDHGKKSIRFGLSAIKNVGRAAVEAIFDERNANGEFKSLDDFVKRVNLRVVNRKTLESLIKAGALDAFGRRNAMLKIMDDIKASNVSLSKTVAEGQGSLFDEAELEKQASSPVSFESALNEIEEAPKEEILSWERELLGLYLTEHPLTKVSEKLDRVSTAKISELETVISSGKPIKLGGIISSVRRTLTKIRKEEMCFLKLQDTTGTIDVIVFPRTYEQARSYILPDQIVVVSGKLEIDEQSATIIAESISPLDQVEEKASFLEEEVLEVSIPRDADRTLLSQIYEVLKASPGDVPIFLVLGSDNGSPKRLSVPFGATKNITLEHELTSLGCHILN
- a CDS encoding ribose-phosphate diphosphokinase codes for the protein MAAKIFAGSASPNLAKLISQKSKIPLGKIEVGHFSDTESDVWIQEDVNNANVFIVQSTSAPTNDHIIELALIADALKRSGANKITAVIPYYGYARKEKQSREGEPISAKVVANILTTSGITKVITVDLHADPIVGFFDVPVVHLSAKEVLAAAVKGERLTSPVVVAPDVGGVRRARNFASLLEAPLVVIEKKRNIHERETLEVLSISGESLGETAIILDDIISTGTTIIKAAEALKAKGVKRVLVCATHGVLAGDAVKNLENSTIDKVIVTDTITTGIKSKKIEIASTAPLLANCLREEI
- the gatB gene encoding Asp-tRNA(Asn)/Glu-tRNA(Gln) amidotransferase subunit GatB is translated as MNNYKPVIGLEVHVELYTKSKMFCRCSADYFGKDPNTHICPVCLGLPGALPYANKQAIEWCIKVGLALNCKIPTFSKFDRKNYFYPDLPKGYQISQYDQPFCIEGSINLKSGKKIRITRAHMEEDTGKLTHATVDGKKASLIDFNRSGVPLVEIVTEPDFESAQEVVEYLKKLQQTIRYLGVSSADMEKGDMRLEPNISLRKPGEKTLPHYKVEVKNINSFKFVEKAINFEIKRQTEILDAGDTPAQETRGWDEVRSKTVSQRSKEEAHDYRYFPEPDLPPHRFTKEYIAELKSSLPELPDEKFARFEKDYQLSSYEVEILTRDSNVAIYFDEAAKVAKEHDLTPKQIANVILNKKPNLETTLPAALVKSIVTSGQKTAINEGELAKIIDKVISENPKAANDFKNGKENALMFLLGQVMQKVGKNADTQQVKNLLLSKLK
- a CDS encoding dihydroorotate oxidase, whose amino-acid sequence is MKADITTKIAGVKLETCIFNASGPADETLPDLEIIAQSKSSAITMKSCTIEPREGNPLPRYADLAYGSINSMGLPNMGYKEYVRYAKILKKKYKKPTIASICGMTLDDDLIMFRAFNNSDVDIVEFNPGSPNTIGKPIVGYDVEEMARLLDAVSQVSKKPFGIKLPPYFDLVHFDQIAEVAKKYPVKFVTCINSIGNGLVINPYTEKPIIKPKGGLGGIGGGYIKYTTLANVRRFYELFEDKIQVIGVGGVYSGIDAFELILAGASGVQIGSAYLQKGPSIFEKVQNELKDFMEIKGYKKLSDFRGKLKSL